From Streptomyces sp. HUAS MG91, the proteins below share one genomic window:
- a CDS encoding ABC transporter ATP-binding protein: MTTTPLAGRTTTAAARATDLSKIYGQGETQVVALDRVSVEFRQAEFTAIMGPSGSGKSTLMHCVAGLDTFSSGSVRIGETELGTLKDKQLTKLRRDKIGFIFQAFNLLPTLTALENITLPMDIAGRKPDKQWLENVIQMVGLSGRLGHRPSQLSGGQQQRVAVARALASQPDIIFGDEPTGNLDSRSGAEVLGFLRNSVRELGQTVVMVTHDPVAAAYADRVVFLADGRIVDEMHQPTADTVLDRMKRFDTKGRTS; encoded by the coding sequence GTGACCACCACCCCGCTCGCAGGCCGGACCACCACGGCGGCCGCCCGCGCCACGGATCTCTCCAAGATCTACGGACAGGGCGAGACCCAGGTGGTCGCGCTCGACCGGGTCTCCGTCGAGTTCCGGCAGGCCGAGTTCACCGCGATCATGGGCCCGTCCGGCTCCGGCAAGTCGACGCTGATGCACTGCGTCGCGGGCCTGGACACCTTCTCCTCCGGCTCGGTCCGGATCGGCGAGACCGAACTCGGCACGCTCAAGGACAAGCAGCTCACCAAGCTCCGCCGGGACAAGATCGGCTTCATCTTCCAGGCGTTCAACCTGCTGCCGACGCTGACCGCCCTGGAGAACATCACGCTCCCCATGGACATCGCGGGCCGCAAGCCCGACAAGCAGTGGCTGGAGAACGTGATCCAGATGGTGGGCCTCTCCGGCCGCCTCGGCCACCGTCCCTCGCAGCTCTCCGGCGGCCAGCAGCAGCGTGTCGCGGTCGCCCGCGCGCTCGCCTCGCAGCCCGACATCATCTTCGGCGACGAGCCGACCGGAAACCTGGACTCGCGCTCCGGCGCCGAGGTCCTCGGCTTCCTGCGCAACTCCGTGCGCGAGCTGGGCCAGACGGTCGTCATGGTCACCCACGACCCCGTCGCGGCGGCCTACGCGGACCGTGTGGTCTTCCTCGCCGACGGCCGGATCGTCGACGAGATGCACCAGCCGACGGCGGACACGGTCCTGGACCGCATGAAGCGCTTCGACACCAAGGGCCGCACGAGCTAA